Proteins from one Microbacterium proteolyticum genomic window:
- a CDS encoding DNA helicase — MGLSRKSKKELRKLQKHAAKVWESQQVLLGESGKVAREAGRQLGRFSREDLVPTVQDGYDKYAAPYVDKSVKYTNRFLSDKVIPTAGAVVGGAMSVWDAAGDTRDRLAKGRGFELDAHKYAKRAEKYGKKASKQLAAKLPKQHDGIGAGGVIAIILGVVAAAGVAYAAWQTLRADDELWVADDPLRAPDA; from the coding sequence GTGGGCCTCAGCCGCAAGAGCAAGAAGGAACTGCGCAAGCTCCAGAAGCACGCCGCGAAGGTGTGGGAGTCCCAGCAGGTTCTGCTGGGCGAGAGCGGAAAGGTGGCCCGCGAAGCCGGTCGCCAGCTCGGTCGCTTCAGCCGTGAAGACCTCGTTCCGACCGTGCAGGACGGGTACGACAAGTACGCCGCGCCGTACGTCGACAAGAGCGTGAAGTACACCAACCGCTTCCTCAGCGACAAGGTCATCCCGACGGCCGGCGCCGTCGTGGGTGGAGCGATGTCGGTGTGGGATGCCGCGGGCGACACCCGTGACCGTCTGGCCAAGGGCCGCGGTTTCGAGCTCGACGCCCACAAGTACGCCAAGCGCGCCGAGAAGTACGGCAAGAAGGCCAGCAAGCAGCTGGCCGCCAAGCTCCCGAAGCAGCACGACGGCATCGGTGCCGGTGGCGTGATCGCCATCATCCTCGGTGTCGTGGCCGCTGCCGGCGTCGCGTACGCCGCCTGGCAGACCCTCCGCGCCGACGACGAGCTGTGGGTGGCCGACGACCCCCTGCGCGCTCCCGACGCGTGA
- a CDS encoding aminoacyl-tRNA deacylase, whose protein sequence is MSDPTIRVREAAHQRGLSVDVRERPAARSLDEAAELLGIHPDDIVKTLVVKRSDDTFLFALVPGDRVISWPKLRAVVGVNKLRLPEPELALAATGYERGTIVPIGSTTDWPVYADESIVGRRIAMGAGAHGYSLFVEADDLIRAYGATVADITAPRD, encoded by the coding sequence GTGAGCGATCCCACCATCAGAGTCCGAGAGGCCGCGCACCAGCGCGGCCTCTCTGTCGATGTGCGGGAACGGCCGGCGGCTCGTTCCCTCGACGAGGCGGCGGAACTCCTCGGCATCCATCCGGACGACATCGTGAAGACCCTCGTGGTCAAGCGGTCGGACGACACGTTCCTGTTCGCCCTCGTTCCCGGCGACCGGGTCATCTCCTGGCCGAAGCTGCGGGCGGTCGTCGGCGTCAATAAGCTGCGGCTCCCCGAGCCCGAACTCGCCCTCGCGGCCACGGGCTACGAGCGGGGCACCATCGTCCCCATCGGCAGTACGACGGACTGGCCGGTCTATGCCGACGAGAGCATCGTCGGCCGCCGCATCGCCATGGGCGCCGGAGCGCACGGCTACAGCCTCTTCGTCGAGGCGGACGATCTCATCCGCGCCTACGGCGCGACGGTCGCCGACATCACCGCACCGCGCGACTGA